In Streptomyces sp. SID8374, one genomic interval encodes:
- a CDS encoding CoA-binding protein, giving the protein MSTEAETIRRILQDSGDTWAVVGLSDNRSRAAYGVAQVLQRFGKRVVPVHPKAETVHGEQGYASLAEIPFPVDVVDVFVNSELAGGVADEAVSVGAKAVWFQLGVVDTEAYERTRAAGLEMVMDRCPAIEIPQLG; this is encoded by the coding sequence ATGAGCACAGAGGCAGAGACGATCCGGCGGATTCTTCAGGACTCGGGCGACACGTGGGCGGTGGTGGGCCTCTCCGACAACCGCTCCCGTGCCGCCTACGGGGTCGCGCAGGTCCTCCAGCGCTTCGGCAAGCGCGTGGTGCCGGTGCACCCGAAGGCCGAGACGGTGCACGGGGAGCAGGGGTACGCCTCGCTGGCGGAGATCCCGTTCCCGGTGGATGTGGTGGACGTGTTCGTCAACAGCGAGCTGGCGGGCGGGGTCGCGGACGAGGCGGTGTCGGTGGGGGCGAAGGCGGTCTGGTTCCAGCTCGGCGTGGTGGACACGGAGGCGTACGAGCGGACGCGCGCGGCGGGGCTGGAGATGGTGATGGACCGGTGCCCGGCCATCGAGATCCCGCAGCTGGGGTAG
- a CDS encoding DUF4442 domain-containing protein has translation MSVGEMLVATVPMARTLNLEFLETTPERAVVRLPDQADYHNHVGGPHAGAMFTLAESASGAIVIAAFGDQMSRAVPLAVKAEIGYKKLAMGEVTATATLGRPIADVVAELDAGQRPEFPVAIEIARADGAVTGEMTVVWTLRPNS, from the coding sequence ATGTCCGTCGGCGAGATGCTCGTCGCGACGGTCCCGATGGCCCGGACCCTCAACCTCGAATTCCTGGAGACCACCCCGGAGCGGGCCGTCGTCCGGCTGCCCGACCAGGCGGACTACCACAACCACGTCGGCGGACCGCACGCCGGAGCCATGTTCACGCTCGCCGAGTCCGCCAGCGGCGCCATCGTCATCGCCGCGTTCGGCGACCAGATGTCCCGGGCGGTGCCGCTCGCAGTGAAGGCCGAGATCGGCTACAAGAAGCTCGCCATGGGCGAGGTCACCGCGACCGCCACCCTCGGCCGCCCGATCGCCGACGTGGTAGCCGAGCTGGACGCCGGGCAGCGGCCGGAATTCCCCGTCGCCATCGAGATCGCCCGCGCCGACGGCGCGGTCACCGGCGAGATGACCGTCGTGTGGACCCTGCGCCCCAACAGCTGA
- a CDS encoding gamma carbonic anhydrase family protein, which yields MAEQALITGMGGKEPDIDADAFVAPTSVVIGEVTLAAGSSVWYQAVLRADCGPITLGPDSNIQDNCSVHTDPGFPLTVGARVSVGHNAVLHGCVIEDDVLVGMGATVLNGAHIGAGSLVAAQALVPQGMQVPPGSLVAGVPAKVKRPLTEEEQEGIRFNAAGYVELAKAHRAAHEG from the coding sequence ATGGCGGAACAGGCGTTGATCACGGGCATGGGCGGCAAGGAGCCGGACATCGACGCGGACGCGTTCGTGGCCCCGACCTCCGTGGTGATCGGGGAGGTGACGCTGGCCGCCGGTTCCAGCGTCTGGTACCAGGCGGTACTGCGCGCCGACTGCGGGCCGATCACGCTCGGTCCGGACAGCAACATCCAGGACAATTGCAGCGTCCACACCGACCCGGGCTTCCCGCTCACGGTGGGCGCGCGCGTCTCGGTCGGCCACAACGCGGTGCTGCACGGCTGTGTGATCGAGGACGACGTGCTGGTGGGGATGGGCGCCACGGTGCTCAACGGCGCGCACATCGGCGCCGGGTCCCTGGTCGCGGCGCAGGCGCTCGTACCGCAGGGGATGCAGGTGCCGCCGGGGTCGCTGGTCGCGGGCGTGCCCGCCAAGGTGAAGCGGCCGCTGACGGAGGAGGAGCAGGAGGGCATCCGGTTCAACGCGGCCGGTTACGTGGAGCTGGCCAAGGCCCACCGCGCGGCGCACGAGGGCTGA
- a CDS encoding acyltransferase, whose amino-acid sequence MPKNRNTFSFLARPRRRVASWVVHRVWEWAQDAGAVTAGHPGRLRFGGIGEGTRLAFPQGTVFGEPWIRLGGHCIIGEQVTLTAGMMPDLDLGPEPILTLGDGVVLGRGSHVIADTTVTIGSDTYCGPYVYITSTNHSYDDPDEPVGKQWPRMEPVEIGPGCWIGTGAVILPGARLGRNVVVAAGAVVRGEVPDHAVVAGAPARVVRGWDPEKGWQPPLRTPAPVPIPEGVTSEQLLALADLDQAPDAP is encoded by the coding sequence GTGCCGAAGAACCGAAACACGTTCTCCTTCCTCGCCCGCCCCCGCCGCCGCGTCGCCTCCTGGGTGGTCCACCGCGTCTGGGAGTGGGCGCAGGACGCGGGCGCCGTCACCGCCGGGCACCCCGGCCGGCTGCGGTTCGGCGGGATCGGGGAGGGGACCCGGCTCGCCTTCCCGCAGGGCACCGTCTTCGGCGAGCCGTGGATCCGGCTCGGCGGCCACTGCATCATCGGCGAGCAGGTGACCCTCACGGCCGGGATGATGCCGGACCTGGACCTGGGGCCCGAGCCGATCCTCACGCTGGGCGACGGGGTGGTGCTGGGGCGCGGCAGCCACGTCATCGCCGACACGACGGTGACCATCGGCTCGGACACGTACTGCGGTCCGTACGTCTACATCACCTCGACGAACCACAGCTACGACGACCCGGACGAGCCCGTGGGCAAGCAGTGGCCCCGGATGGAGCCGGTGGAGATCGGCCCCGGCTGCTGGATCGGCACCGGCGCGGTGATCCTGCCCGGCGCCCGGCTCGGCCGCAATGTGGTGGTCGCGGCGGGCGCGGTCGTACGGGGCGAGGTCCCCGACCACGCGGTGGTCGCGGGGGCCCCGGCCCGGGTCGTACGGGGCTGGGACCCGGAGAAGGGGTGGCAGCCGCCCCTGCGCACGCCGGCCCCCGTACCCATCCCGGAGGGCGTCACATCCGAGCAGCTGCTCGCGCTGGCCGACCTGGACCAGGCGCCGGACGCTCCGTGA
- a CDS encoding YbaK/EbsC family protein yields MRAPIGTFEDASPASERLDLLPAPVAAALAAGWGDITADRIVHVDTDPAVADTAVFVQHHGADLLDTSANCVVVAGKRGGETTLAACVVLSRTRVDVNGAVRKHLGARKASFAAMDTAVGESGMEYGGITPIGLPAAWPLLLDPAVVDEEWVLIGSGSRRGKLIVPGKALAALPGAVVVEGLGV; encoded by the coding sequence ATGCGCGCACCCATCGGCACCTTCGAGGATGCCTCTCCCGCCTCGGAACGACTCGACCTGCTCCCCGCCCCCGTCGCAGCGGCCCTCGCCGCCGGGTGGGGCGACATCACCGCCGACCGGATCGTCCACGTCGATACGGACCCGGCCGTCGCCGACACGGCGGTCTTCGTCCAGCACCACGGGGCCGACCTGCTGGACACCTCGGCCAACTGCGTCGTCGTGGCGGGCAAACGCGGCGGAGAGACCACCCTCGCCGCCTGTGTGGTGCTCTCCCGCACCCGGGTCGACGTCAACGGCGCGGTACGCAAGCACCTCGGCGCCCGTAAGGCGTCCTTCGCGGCGATGGACACGGCGGTCGGCGAGAGCGGCATGGAGTACGGCGGCATCACCCCGATCGGCCTGCCCGCTGCGTGGCCCCTGCTGCTGGACCCCGCCGTCGTGGACGAGGAGTGGGTCCTGATCGGCAGCGGCAGCCGCCGGGGCAAGCTCATCGTGCCGGGCAAGGCGCTCGCCGCCCTCCCGGGCGCGGTGGTCGTGGAGGGGCTGGGGGTCTGA
- a CDS encoding AAC(3) family N-acetyltransferase encodes MSDPLDGDRLSAALSALGVRPGDVLLVHASLRAVGPVVGGPTAVLAALRQAVGREGTVVVPTFTPENSDTSPHYLARVGGLDAEAREAVRASMPPFDPATTPAPSVGALAETVRTAAGAGRSGHPQTSFAAIGPGAGKLLAGHRPDCHLGEDSPLARLYEADARILLLGTGYDTCTAFHLGEYRRPGPPLRTYRCVVTLRGVRQWWAYEDVALDDGDFGSLGAAFEEAAGPGDVRTALLGSAPCRLLRLRAAVDFATGWLTDHR; translated from the coding sequence GTGAGCGACCCTCTCGACGGCGACCGGCTGTCCGCCGCACTGTCCGCGCTGGGCGTGCGCCCCGGCGACGTGCTGCTGGTGCATGCCTCCCTGCGGGCGGTGGGGCCCGTCGTCGGCGGGCCCACCGCCGTGCTGGCGGCCCTGCGGCAAGCGGTGGGGCGGGAAGGGACCGTGGTGGTCCCCACCTTCACCCCGGAGAACTCGGACACCTCGCCGCACTACCTCGCCCGGGTGGGAGGCCTGGACGCCGAGGCGCGGGAAGCCGTCCGCGCGTCGATGCCGCCCTTCGACCCGGCGACCACCCCCGCCCCCTCGGTCGGCGCCCTCGCCGAGACCGTACGGACGGCCGCGGGGGCCGGGCGCAGCGGCCACCCGCAGACCTCCTTCGCCGCGATCGGCCCCGGGGCCGGGAAGCTGCTCGCCGGGCACCGGCCGGACTGCCACCTCGGCGAGGACTCCCCGCTCGCCCGGCTGTACGAGGCCGACGCCCGGATCCTCCTGCTCGGCACCGGCTACGACACCTGCACCGCCTTCCACCTGGGCGAGTACCGCAGACCCGGTCCGCCCCTGCGCACCTACCGCTGTGTGGTGACCCTGCGGGGTGTGCGGCAGTGGTGGGCGTACGAGGATGTCGCCCTGGACGACGGCGACTTCGGGTCCCTCGGCGCCGCCTTCGAGGAGGCCGCCGGCCCCGGTGACGTACGGACGGCTCTGCTCGGGTCCGCGCCGTGCAGGCTCCTCCGGCTGCGGGCGGCCGTCGACTTCGCCACCGGGTGGCTCACGGACCACCGGTAG